The Polyangium mundeleinium genome contains the following window.
AGAGCCGGATGCGCCGATCGGAGACGTAATTCTCGTACTTGATGTCGACGCGCGTGGGGAGAATGGCCTTGACGGCCTTCTCGTACTCCGCTTGCGCCGCTGCGAGCTCGGCGGCGCCCGCGCGCATCTTGTCTTCGAGCGCAGCGAATGCGGCCTGGCACGAGAACTTGCTGAGCATACGCGTGGCGTAGCCGGCGAGATCGAGGCACTTCGAGACGGGGGTGCTCTGCGTGGGCGATTGCATCGAGGGATCCTCCTTGAAGGGGACACGCGCCGGGAGCGCGCGGGCGCTCGGGGCACGTGGGTTTCGTGGGTGCGCGTCGTCCTGACCGCGCGGGCCGTTCGACGTCGCGACCCAGCGTTTTCTGTGCGACTGATTTGTGCTCTTGCGAGGTGGGGGTGGACCGGGAGAAGGCCCCTGCGGCACGCGCGCGACGGGGTGGCACCACGCGCCTCCTTCGCGGCTGCGTCGATGCAAATCGAGCGCGAGCACCTGCACGGTCGTCCTTGCATCGGCGCGAAGGCGGCCGGGACACGTGCTCGGCGTGGAATGCACCGGCGCAAGAGCGGCTGGGACGCCGTGATCCGCGCGCTTGCGTCGACGCAAACGCCGCCAGGACCACGTCACGGCGACGCTTGCACGCACGCAAGCGCGCCCGCGTCACGGGCACGACGTCCCTCGCGTACGTGCAAGGCACGCCGCGCAGATCGTTTGGAGCGCCTTGCACGCATGCAACACCCACCGAGCGATCGGCATCGGGCCCTTTGCGCGCGTGCATGGCGCGTCGCGCACCTGCCGGAAGGGCTGTCGCGTCGATCGACGCTTCGTGGTGACCCCGTGCGCGGGCGCGTGGCGCGCGCGCACCACGCTCGCCGCCTCAGCGCGGAGCGCGCAGCGAAAGGTCACGCGCGCCATTCGCGCAAGAATAGGCCTAGGATCGACGCGCCGTCCAGCCCCCCTCCGGCGGGCATTGCAATGACGTCCGGGCCCACCGGTCCCGTCCCGGCGCGCCCCCTCCCCGGCGTGGGAGGCCACGGGCCCATTCCAGATCCTCTCGCCCTTCCGTCTGGAACGTGGACCTGGAAAAACCAGGGGCCATCAGGCTCGAATTTTTTGACACGGGTGCGGCGTCGCCGTCAGCAGGGCGACGTGTGGCCATGTTTTCGCCGTCCGGAGCATGCTGGAGGGCTTCAAGGCTCTGGATTCCGTCGCCGACCTGAGGGAGTCTGTCTTCCAGACATACCTACGGCCGGCCTTTTGGCGCCGGCCCTTCCGCCTCGCACGAGGCATGGAGACCGTGCTCATGAATCGATGCCTTCTGGTGGTCCCCGTCCTTCTGGCCTCGCTCGTGGGTGGCTGTGGTCACTCCGAGGACGAGTGGAGAGCGCAGCTCGCCAAGTACAACGAGCTCCAGGACTCCAGCGAAGCAAAAAAGGCCGAGCTGGAGAAGCAGCTCGCCGAAGCCAAGCAGCACGTCGCCGACCTCGAGAAGCAGCTTCAGGATGCCGGCGCGGACGTGAAGAAGATGAGCTCGACGCTCGAGGACCAGGAGAAGGCCCTCGCCGAGTACAAGGCCCGCGCCAAGCAGCTCGAGGCGATCAAGGCGCGCTTCGACCTCCTGCGCAAGAAGCTCGACGAGCTGACCAAGCTCGGCCTCGCGGTCAGCATCCGCCGAAACCGCATGGTCATCTCGCTCCCGGGCGACGTGCTCTTCGATACGGGCAAGGTCGAGCTGAAGAAGGAAGGCGAGGACATCCTCAAGAAGGTCGCCGCGGTCGTCAAGGCCGACCGCTCCCTCGTCGATCGTGATTACCAGGTCGCCGGGCACACCGACAACCAGCCCCTCAATGGCGGCCCGTACCAGGACAACTGGGGTCTGTCGCTCATGCGCGCCCGCTCGGTGCTGCTCTTCCTCGTGGGCAAGGGCGGAGCGCTGCCGCGCGCGCACTGGAGCGCCGCGGGCTTCGCGGACACCGACCCGGTGGCCAACAACGGCACCAAGGACGGGCAGCAGAAGAATCGGCGCTGCGATCTCATCGTCGTGCCCGACGTCGACGAGATGATCGATCTCACGAAGCTCACCAAGGAGTGAGAGCGCCCGGAGCCGCGCTGCGGCTCCCTTGGCTCGACCCCTCGGATTCGGGGCGCCCGCAAAACGAGGCGCCCCGGGCCGACTGCAGATGTAGCTCCCGTGCGCGGGCGCGCTGGCCGGAGGGCCGCGCGCCCGCCGCGTTTCAGGAGCCGGTCAATGGCATCGTGCCATTGTACGCGCGGAACTTGTACAACGAGAGCGTGGCACCGTTCGTCCCGAGGCCGAGCGCCGTGTTGACGGCCGCGGAGTGGCCATTGCAGGCCCCGCTGCCCGAGCCGGTCATCGCGGGGATGGTGAAGGTGCTCGACGTCGTGTTTCCCCAGTCGCCGGAGACATAGATGGTGAACGTGCCTGTCTGGCAGTTGAGCGTCGAGATCCCCTGCCCGGCTTCCGAGACCTGCACCTTCGCGGTCATCGCCCAATTGACGTCGGGGTCGGCACCCGAAAGATCAGTGGTACCTGCGACATCGGAAAGAAAGAGCCGCACGTAGACAGGAACGCCATTGACGGTCGCGTCCGTGAGCTCGAGCTGCATCGTCGACCCGGCGAAGCTCATGTTGCCCAGGTTGTCGGTGTCCGCCGTGAAGGAGTTGTTCCCGGCGAGGCCGGTCGTGGACTTTCCGTTCGAGAAGTCCAGGAACGGCGTGCCGCCATTTTTGTAAAACTCGAACTTGCAGCCGGCGCCAGCGTTGTCGATGGGGAGGGCGTGGGCGCTCCCGCTGAGCGTGACACACGCAATCGTCGCCATGCTGGCCATCCACCACGATGCACTTCGGATCATGAAACCTTCCTTTGTCCCCCTCCGCACGGCTACACCGCCTTGTCCGTCCACGTCAACGTGGAAAGCGTAGGGCGCACAAGTACGACGCCTCTCTGCCTGTGCCGGTGGAAAGACCCAACAACAACGTAAAATCAACCACTTGCAGTCATGGTGGATACAATGTACGCGTGTCGGCTCCGCAATGACGCCTCCCACCGCTGCGATGTCGCATCCCCGCCGCATCCTCTCGTGGTCCCTCTCGGCCCTCGCCGCGGTCGTGCTCGTCGCGTGCGGCGGAAGCGTGCCTCCGGGAGGAGCCTCGACGCCCGCCGAGGCGAGCGCCGCCTCGCCGTTTGGCCTTCATTCGATGGCGCGCTTCCACCTCAGCGGGGCGTCGTCCGGACCGCTCGACGGGCTTTCGCTCGGCATGAGGCTCGAAGACGCCTGGGAGCGCGCGCCGGCGTTACGCAGCGCATTCCGCGTCGAGATGGAGGCGAGCGCTTACGAGGCATTGCTGCGTCGCGTGCCCG
Protein-coding sequences here:
- a CDS encoding OmpA family protein translates to MNRCLLVVPVLLASLVGGCGHSEDEWRAQLAKYNELQDSSEAKKAELEKQLAEAKQHVADLEKQLQDAGADVKKMSSTLEDQEKALAEYKARAKQLEAIKARFDLLRKKLDELTKLGLAVSIRRNRMVISLPGDVLFDTGKVELKKEGEDILKKVAAVVKADRSLVDRDYQVAGHTDNQPLNGGPYQDNWGLSLMRARSVLLFLVGKGGALPRAHWSAAGFADTDPVANNGTKDGQQKNRRCDLIVVPDVDEMIDLTKLTKE